The segment GCACATGGCGGCGGTCATGATGACGACTTTATCATCCCGTTCCATGCGATCATAAACAGTCTGGCTGACGATATTCGTGTAGGCCGGGCTGGAACTTTTCTTGATGGGGACTATTTCGTTGTTTTCATCCCGTTCGAAAGGAGCGGGAGAATGGAATGTCACTGGGTCTGCACAGGCGGGTTCAAAGCCGTGGCCTTTTTCGGTGAAGACATGCAATAAGACAGGGCCTTTGACATCTTTCACCATTCGCAGAGCTTCTTTGAGCCGTGGCAGATCGTGTCCGTCGACAGGGCCGATGTAGCGGAAGCCCATTTCTTCGAACAACATGCCGCCATGCAAATAAGTTTTGACGGCATCTTTGAAATGCATTAACTGTTCGGCCACAGGTTCACCCAGAACGGGGAGCTTGTTCAGCAACCATGAGACATCTTTTTTGAGACCGTTGTAGAAGGGGGCTGTGCGGGCTTTGTCGAGGTAAGAGGCTAACCCACCCACGCGAGGGCAGATCCCCATTTTGTTGTCATTTAGAATGACCAGCATATCTTTGTTGAGCCCGGCAGCATTGTTCATCGCCTCAAAAACAATGCCGGAAGGAAGCGCGCCGTCGCCGATCACAGCGACTGATTTTCGGTCGTCTTCCGGGTAAAGTAGATCGTCGGCCGCTTTCAGTCCCAGCGTGGTGGAGACACTGCAACCGGCATGCCCCGTCATGAACAGGTCGTAGGGGCTTTCCCCCGGATGGGGGTAGCCCATCAGGCCCCCCTGATGACGGATCGTTGTGAATTCATTGAACCGCCCCGTGACCAGTTTGTGGGGGTAGATTTGGTGCCCGGTGTCCCAGATTAAGCGGTCTTTGGAGAAATCAAATATCTGGTGCAGACCGATGCAAAGCTCAACAACGCCCAGGTTACTGGCGAAGTGTGCGGTGCGGTCGGAAACGACCTGATAGAGCGCCTCGCGAATTTCCTGCGCGAGTTCATCCGATTCCTGATCGGAGTAGTCTTTGATGTCTCGGGGAGACTGAATCTGAGACAGTTTCGGAAATTCCATTTGATCTTGTCCAGCATATTTCGTGACAGATATCGAGCCGGCCTGAGCATCGAGCGATGCTGGCGGCAACTAAATCCGTAAGACATTAAATCAGTATGCTCTAGTGATCTCTCTCTAGAACAAAATTCGCCAGCTGCTCCAGCTGCTGACTGCGATTACCAAGTGGGGAAATCAGTTCCCGGGCACGTTGAACCAACTGTGCCGCTCGTTCCCGACTCGCTTCGACACCGAGTAATCCGGGATAAGTGGCTTTGCCGTGCGATTGGTCCTTTTGCACCGCTTTGCCCATTTTCGCCTGATTTCCGGTAATGTCCAGTAGGTCGTCGGTAATTTGAAAGGCTAATCCCAAACAATACCCATATTCACTTAGCGCAGAAAGAGTTAAGTCGTCCGCACCGCCAGTTATGGCCCCCATTCGGAGAGCGGCGCGCAATAATCTGCCTGTTTTCCGGAAGTGAATCTTTTCGAGGCCATCGAGTTCGGTGATCGTTTCCGTTTCCGCCTGTAAATCGGCCATTTGTCCACCGACCATGCCTTCCGGGCCAGCCGCGGCGGAAAGCTCCAGAACGCAGGACAAGGCAGCCGATTCGGGCTTTTGATGGTTGGCGATGACTTCAAATGCGTAGGTGAGTAGGCCATCTCCCGCTAGTATGGCGGTTGCTTCGTCGAACTGGCGATGATTGGTGGGGTGACCGCGGCGTAAGTCGTCATCATCCATGGCGGGAAGATCATCATGGATTAAAGAGTAGGTGTGCACCATTTCGATGGCACAGGCGGCGGGAAGAGCGGCCTGCAGGTCGCCTCCACAAGCTTCGCAGGCAATCAATACGAGGGCGGGGCGTAATCGTTTGCCACCGGCGAGCAGGCTGTAGCTCATCGACTCCTGGAGCCGGGAGGGACAATCAGGAGAAAGCTGGAGGAACCGTTCCAGTTCTGGTTCAATCAGCTTCTGTAATTTACTCAGCGTCGATTGAAGTTCGGTTGAGGTTGGAGGCATGAATATCTCGGAAGCTGCGGGCGGTCTGCCGGAAAGTAATATAGGGTCTGTCTGATTGGAGATCCAGAGAATGAACCGGGCTTGAACGACGGTGTTAACTCAAAATGTGTTGCAACATCATTTTATGCAAGTCCGGTCCCAGTGTACTCGAACGAAACTTCAGACGAAACTGATCAGTCGTTTTCTGTTGCCGTGGCAAGGACTTGCCCCACTTGGCAGGCGGTCAGAAAACTGGGAATATGAAGTTGCTCGCGGACTGTGTGGGGAT is part of the Polystyrenella longa genome and harbors:
- a CDS encoding polyprenyl synthetase family protein, which codes for MPPTSTELQSTLSKLQKLIEPELERFLQLSPDCPSRLQESMSYSLLAGGKRLRPALVLIACEACGGDLQAALPAACAIEMVHTYSLIHDDLPAMDDDDLRRGHPTNHRQFDEATAILAGDGLLTYAFEVIANHQKPESAALSCVLELSAAAGPEGMVGGQMADLQAETETITELDGLEKIHFRKTGRLLRAALRMGAITGGADDLTLSALSEYGYCLGLAFQITDDLLDITGNQAKMGKAVQKDQSHGKATYPGLLGVEASRERAAQLVQRARELISPLGNRSQQLEQLANFVLERDH
- the dxs gene encoding 1-deoxy-D-xylulose-5-phosphate synthase; this encodes MEFPKLSQIQSPRDIKDYSDQESDELAQEIREALYQVVSDRTAHFASNLGVVELCIGLHQIFDFSKDRLIWDTGHQIYPHKLVTGRFNEFTTIRHQGGLMGYPHPGESPYDLFMTGHAGCSVSTTLGLKAADDLLYPEDDRKSVAVIGDGALPSGIVFEAMNNAAGLNKDMLVILNDNKMGICPRVGGLASYLDKARTAPFYNGLKKDVSWLLNKLPVLGEPVAEQLMHFKDAVKTYLHGGMLFEEMGFRYIGPVDGHDLPRLKEALRMVKDVKGPVLLHVFTEKGHGFEPACADPVTFHSPAPFERDENNEIVPIKKSSSPAYTNIVSQTVYDRMERDDKVVIMTAAMCAGNNLDKIRDDFPERFFDVGICESHAVAFAAGMAKSGARPIVDIYSTFLQRSFDQIFQEVALQNLPVTFCMDRAGICGPDGPTHHGVFDNSYMRIFPNMVVTAPGDASDVAPLLDFALTYDGPVSLRYPKCSAATVERQVAPIELGKSEVYSSGADGTIIACGALFPDCIEAANLLKEKGLDVGVINARFIKPLDTETIFKALDETGFVLTVEENVIAGGFGSAVLEAANGAGLRTGHLRCLGIPDEFVEHGDRAELLSGLGLDAEGIARAAESMAGQNSLI